One window of Verrucomicrobiia bacterium genomic DNA carries:
- the mreC gene encoding rod shape-determining protein MreC: MPRKPHLILLVVVGLGALAILALPDHTRSRVRMAFHGLFLPLFGLAGSAQSVLERVASVFTAKATWTERLEALERENERLRLALTEAEASHRENDRLRQMLGYAQRSRWELRPARVIGRDPSHWWRSVHLDVGLRHGVTPNLTVLTPEGLVGRVAEAGPWTSRVVLLGDPNCPVAVALVETGEAGIVRGASGGDLEGAMVEVSYLSRNAVVRPGQRVVTSGQGGVFPRGIPVGEVVDTRTVGDGIYLEARARLSVNLGALDVVWVMLP; encoded by the coding sequence ATGCCGCGAAAACCGCACCTGATCCTTCTCGTGGTGGTCGGGCTGGGCGCCCTGGCGATCCTGGCCCTGCCGGACCATACCCGGTCGCGTGTCCGCATGGCGTTTCACGGACTTTTCCTGCCGCTCTTCGGGCTGGCCGGATCCGCCCAATCCGTTCTGGAACGGGTCGCCTCCGTGTTCACGGCCAAGGCGACCTGGACCGAGCGGCTCGAGGCGCTGGAGCGGGAGAACGAGCGGCTTCGTCTGGCCCTGACCGAGGCGGAGGCGAGTCACCGGGAGAACGACCGGCTGCGGCAGATGCTGGGGTACGCCCAACGGTCGCGCTGGGAACTCCGGCCGGCGCGGGTGATCGGACGGGATCCCTCGCATTGGTGGCGAAGTGTCCACCTCGATGTGGGGTTGCGGCATGGGGTGACTCCGAACCTGACGGTGCTGACCCCGGAAGGCCTGGTGGGCCGGGTGGCGGAGGCGGGGCCCTGGACCTCGCGGGTGGTGCTGCTGGGGGATCCGAACTGCCCGGTGGCGGTGGCCCTGGTCGAAACCGGCGAGGCGGGAATCGTGCGGGGGGCCTCCGGCGGGGACCTGGAAGGGGCGATGGTGGAGGTGTCGTATCTCTCCCGGAACGCCGTGGTGCGGCCGGGTCAGAGGGTGGTGACCAGCGGGCAGGGGGGCGTTTTTCCGCGAGGCATTCCGGTGGGCGAGGTGGTGGATACGCGGACGGTGGGGGACGGCATCTACCTGGAGGCGCGGGCGCGCCTTTCGGTCAACCTTGGCGCGCTCGACGTGGTGTGGGTCATGCTGCCATGA
- the mreD gene encoding rod shape-determining protein MreD: MNWVHPTSLMFSPVLLAFAQWRWDAVRGVLSAQPDLMPALVVYAALSSGLGVTVATAMVAGLAADTVSSGPFGLSVLPLATVGLVLHLRRDLLLRDSVWAQALLGGAGSLVATALTLALLFLLWPLVSHPGPGMGHWPERQPGLTELPTLGMRSIWQVLVVTAAGTVATPVIFRLFRWIDGAFQYRRIPDGVYRANREIKRGRF; this comes from the coding sequence ATGAACTGGGTGCATCCAACCTCCCTGATGTTCTCCCCGGTGCTGCTCGCTTTCGCGCAGTGGCGGTGGGACGCGGTGCGCGGGGTGCTGTCGGCGCAGCCCGACCTGATGCCGGCGCTGGTGGTGTACGCGGCATTGAGCAGCGGCCTCGGGGTGACCGTGGCGACCGCGATGGTGGCGGGGCTGGCCGCGGACACGGTGTCGTCGGGCCCGTTCGGGTTGAGCGTGCTGCCGCTGGCGACCGTCGGGTTGGTTCTGCACCTGCGGCGGGACCTGCTGCTGCGGGATTCGGTCTGGGCGCAGGCCCTGCTGGGGGGGGCGGGAAGCCTGGTTGCGACGGCACTGACGTTGGCGCTGTTGTTCCTGTTGTGGCCGCTGGTGTCGCATCCGGGGCCGGGGATGGGGCATTGGCCGGAGCGGCAGCCGGGGCTGACGGAACTTCCGACGCTGGGGATGCGGTCCATCTGGCAGGTGTTGGTGGTGACGGCGGCCGGGACGGTGGCGACTCCGGTCATCTTTCGGCTGTTTCGCTGGATCGACGGTGCGTTTCAATACCGGCGGATTCCCGACGGGGTGTACCGGGCCAACCGGGAGATCAAGCGGGGACGTTTTTGA
- the rodA gene encoding rod shape-determining protein RodA, with the protein MTRAARELIQRPARVAWPLWVAVAGLMLIGLAFVHSSTLGDSATTTKQAIWFGAGLVGVAVLCLVDYHVLARWAWVGYWLAIALLVGVLFFGAYRHGARRWIDLGPFQFQPSEFAKIAVLLALAQFLSRPLEELRMTNVVVKTLALVALPFGLILLEPDLGSALVLIPMALAMMYVAGVPRRVLGRMVGAGAVVGGLLVVDVLFMPEGWQVLKLKEYQRHRLMVYFGRDFAPADATPEQRAYFRDLQRQKGWNVQQALISVGSGGLTGKGWRQGTQNALGYLPRLGAHNDFIFSVIAEESGFVGSVVVIGLYTVVLFTGIRVAGDARDRLGRLLATGVVALWFSHVFVNVGMNIGLVPVTGIPLPLLSYGGSAAVSALLAVGLLQNVHLYRRAY; encoded by the coding sequence ATGACCAGGGCGGCGCGGGAACTGATCCAGCGGCCGGCGCGGGTGGCATGGCCGTTGTGGGTGGCGGTGGCGGGGCTGATGCTGATCGGGCTGGCGTTCGTTCACAGCTCGACCCTGGGGGATTCGGCGACCACGACGAAGCAGGCGATCTGGTTCGGGGCGGGACTGGTGGGCGTGGCGGTGTTGTGTCTGGTGGACTACCACGTGCTGGCCCGGTGGGCATGGGTCGGGTACTGGCTGGCGATCGCGCTCCTGGTGGGGGTGTTGTTTTTCGGGGCCTACCGGCATGGCGCCCGACGCTGGATCGATCTGGGGCCGTTCCAGTTCCAGCCATCGGAATTTGCGAAGATTGCCGTGCTGCTGGCCTTGGCGCAGTTCCTGAGCCGGCCGCTGGAGGAGTTGCGGATGACCAATGTGGTGGTGAAGACGCTGGCCCTGGTGGCGCTGCCTTTCGGGCTGATCCTGCTGGAACCGGATCTCGGCTCGGCGCTGGTGCTGATCCCGATGGCGCTGGCGATGATGTACGTGGCCGGGGTGCCCAGGCGGGTTCTGGGCCGGATGGTGGGGGCGGGGGCGGTGGTGGGCGGCCTGCTGGTGGTGGACGTGTTGTTCATGCCCGAAGGCTGGCAGGTTCTGAAATTGAAGGAGTACCAGCGACACCGGCTGATGGTGTATTTCGGGCGGGACTTCGCGCCGGCCGACGCCACCCCGGAGCAGCGGGCGTACTTTCGGGATTTGCAGCGGCAGAAGGGATGGAACGTGCAGCAGGCGCTGATCTCGGTCGGATCGGGGGGACTCACCGGGAAGGGCTGGCGCCAGGGCACCCAGAACGCGCTCGGCTATCTGCCGAGGCTGGGCGCGCACAACGATTTCATTTTTTCCGTCATCGCGGAGGAGAGCGGCTTTGTGGGCAGCGTGGTGGTGATCGGGCTGTACACTGTCGTGCTCTTCACGGGCATCCGGGTGGCGGGCGATGCACGCGACCGTCTGGGACGGTTGCTGGCGACCGGGGTGGTTGCCCTATGGTTTTCCCACGTCTTCGTCAACGTCGGCATGAATATCGGTTTGGTGCCTGTGACCGGCATCCCGCTGCCGCTGCTGAGCTATGGAGGTTCGGCGGCGGTAAGCGCGTTGCTGGCCGTGGGCTTGCTTCAGAATGTTCACCTTTATCGCAGAGCTTACTGA
- a CDS encoding Rne/Rng family ribonuclease, producing MSSDRRYSGRRRGGARYRPSGGITSQAITPQAERAAHEARAQLSGAPQEDVFDTRSHASEIEEAERLALSASGGGEADARPASSAATATATVPGDPEPGVAAVAGDGGAPAEPSEPAAGVATAEPVEPENQQPQSLLDSLRTAARRMVAKVTRLLRPKRPSGKEIIINAESLETRVAVLHEGRLDEFTIERTNEERLVGSIFKGRVRNLEDGLKAAFVDIGFERNAFLHYWDIVPSQFDSNVEVVEREGRRRERPKITQKDVPRLYPAGSEIIVQVTKGPIGTKGPRITTNLSLPGRYLVLLPNSDQSGISRKIENPEERARLKRILRELSIPDGMGVVMRTAGEGKQARYFVRDLALLLEEWRSIQGRIEKHPAASCVFEEPDLVARTVRDFLTEDVDRILVDDMKQFDRIREMIERISRRSINKVRFYNEPQPIFDRFSITRQLETTFQRTVHLKSGGYIVLDETEALVAIDVNTGKHKSGKDLDSTILQVNLEAADEIARQLRLRNVGGLIILDFIDMRHPKDQRAVFNRLRDGLRRDKAKTHLLPISPLGLLEMTRQRQTESVQSSVHDTCPYCRGRGRIKSAETMSVEIQRKLVELLRRRPRDESDFQVRIVVHPTVYDRMRREDERFIIELEKKFFGKISFRPDPGMHAEHFKILNALSNEELAGGAL from the coding sequence ATGAGCAGTGATCGCAGGTATTCCGGCCGCCGCCGAGGCGGGGCCCGTTATCGTCCATCAGGAGGCATTACGTCACAGGCCATCACGCCCCAGGCGGAGCGTGCGGCCCACGAGGCCCGGGCCCAGTTGTCCGGAGCGCCCCAGGAGGACGTCTTCGACACGCGCAGCCACGCCTCGGAGATCGAGGAGGCGGAACGGCTGGCGTTGTCGGCCTCCGGAGGCGGGGAGGCGGATGCCAGACCGGCGTCGTCCGCGGCGACGGCGACAGCGACGGTCCCGGGCGATCCCGAACCGGGGGTGGCCGCGGTTGCCGGTGACGGCGGGGCGCCTGCGGAGCCGTCAGAGCCGGCGGCCGGGGTGGCCACGGCGGAGCCGGTCGAGCCGGAGAACCAGCAGCCGCAGAGCCTGCTCGATTCATTGCGGACGGCGGCGCGGCGGATGGTGGCCAAGGTGACGCGGCTGCTGAGACCGAAGCGCCCGAGCGGGAAGGAGATCATCATCAACGCGGAGTCGTTGGAGACGCGCGTGGCCGTGTTGCACGAGGGGCGCCTGGACGAGTTCACCATCGAGCGGACCAACGAGGAGCGTTTGGTGGGGAGCATCTTCAAGGGGCGGGTGCGGAATCTGGAGGACGGGTTGAAGGCGGCGTTTGTGGACATCGGGTTCGAGCGGAACGCCTTCCTGCATTACTGGGACATCGTTCCCAGCCAGTTCGACAGCAACGTCGAGGTGGTGGAACGCGAGGGGCGCCGCCGGGAACGCCCGAAGATCACGCAGAAGGATGTGCCGCGGCTCTACCCGGCCGGGAGCGAGATCATCGTGCAGGTCACCAAGGGCCCGATCGGGACCAAGGGACCGCGCATCACCACCAACCTGTCGCTGCCGGGCCGGTACCTGGTGCTGCTGCCCAATTCCGATCAGTCGGGCATATCGAGGAAGATCGAGAACCCCGAGGAACGGGCCCGGCTGAAGCGCATCCTGCGGGAGCTGTCGATTCCCGACGGGATGGGGGTGGTGATGCGGACGGCGGGGGAGGGGAAGCAGGCGCGGTATTTCGTGCGGGACCTGGCATTGCTGCTGGAGGAGTGGCGTTCGATCCAGGGCCGGATCGAGAAGCATCCGGCGGCCTCGTGCGTGTTCGAGGAGCCGGATCTCGTAGCCCGGACCGTGCGGGACTTCCTGACCGAGGATGTGGACCGGATCCTGGTGGACGACATGAAGCAGTTCGATCGGATCCGGGAGATGATCGAGCGGATCTCGCGTCGTTCGATCAACAAGGTCCGGTTCTACAACGAACCCCAGCCGATCTTCGACCGGTTCAGCATCACCCGGCAGTTGGAGACGACCTTCCAACGGACGGTCCACTTGAAGAGCGGGGGGTACATCGTGCTGGACGAGACCGAGGCGCTGGTCGCCATCGACGTCAACACGGGCAAGCACAAGTCGGGCAAGGACCTCGACTCGACCATTCTGCAGGTGAACCTGGAGGCGGCGGACGAGATTGCGCGGCAGTTGCGGCTCCGCAATGTGGGCGGACTGATCATTCTCGATTTCATCGACATGCGGCATCCGAAGGACCAGCGGGCGGTGTTCAACCGCCTGAGGGACGGGCTGCGCCGGGACAAGGCCAAGACGCATCTGCTTCCGATCTCGCCGTTGGGGTTGCTGGAGATGACGCGGCAGCGGCAGACCGAGAGCGTGCAGTCCTCGGTGCATGACACCTGTCCGTATTGCCGGGGACGGGGCCGCATCAAGAGTGCGGAGACGATGAGCGTGGAGATTCAGCGCAAGCTGGTGGAGTTGCTGCGGCGGCGGCCGCGCGACGAATCGGACTTCCAGGTCCGGATCGTGGTGCATCCCACCGTGTACGACCGGATGCGGCGCGAGGACGAGCGGTTCATCATCGAACTCGAGAAGAAGTTCTTCGGGAAGATCTCGTTCCGGCCGGATCCCGGCATGCATGCCGAGCACTTCAAGATCCTCAATGCCCTCAGCAACGAGGAACTGGCCGGCGGTGCGCTCTGA
- a CDS encoding response regulator transcription factor codes for MPLRALIVDDEPLARERVRTFLTEVPDLELVGECASGTEALSAIVEHTPDIVFLDIQMPGMTGFEVLRALPAEVHPAILFTTAHDQFALEAFEVNAVDYLLKPYKRDRLLQAVERARRSVHAHTAAPANQRLTQWLDQRIPVPPGQRRLLVRNNERVVLVRLDDIDWIEAAGNYAILHTGKTNHVLRETMGHLEEQLPPDLFFRISRSAFVHLHRVRELHAMPGGQYVVLLQDGQKVTMTRPLRDIQERLSAR; via the coding sequence ATGCCCCTGCGCGCTCTCATCGTGGACGACGAACCGCTCGCGCGGGAACGGGTTCGCACGTTCCTGACCGAGGTGCCGGACCTCGAACTCGTCGGGGAATGCGCCTCTGGAACCGAGGCCCTCAGCGCCATCGTCGAACACACGCCGGACATCGTCTTCCTCGACATCCAGATGCCCGGCATGACGGGGTTCGAAGTGCTGCGCGCGCTGCCGGCGGAGGTACACCCGGCGATCCTGTTCACCACCGCCCACGATCAGTTCGCCCTTGAGGCGTTCGAGGTGAATGCCGTGGATTACCTCCTCAAGCCTTACAAGCGCGACCGGCTTCTCCAGGCAGTCGAACGGGCCCGGCGGTCGGTTCACGCCCACACTGCCGCCCCCGCCAACCAGCGCCTCACCCAGTGGCTCGATCAAAGGATCCCGGTCCCACCCGGCCAGCGCCGCTTGCTCGTCCGCAACAATGAACGCGTCGTGCTCGTCCGCCTCGATGACATCGACTGGATCGAGGCCGCCGGCAATTACGCGATCCTGCACACCGGCAAGACCAACCACGTCCTCCGTGAAACCATGGGGCACCTCGAGGAACAACTCCCTCCGGACCTGTTCTTCCGGATCAGCCGTTCGGCGTTCGTTCACCTCCATCGCGTCCGGGAACTTCATGCCATGCCCGGCGGCCAGTATGTGGTCCTCCTTCAGGACGGCCAGAAGGTCACCATGACGCGACCGCTGCGTGACATTCAGGAACGCCTTTCGGCGCGCTGA
- a CDS encoding sensor histidine kinase, whose amino-acid sequence MAPGDLPNAFPASPLRFGRRAAVLTLTIATLLAVAQASQMFWAAGAFGRGMPWIVAFAGALTDTWLWAALVPGIFVLCRLFPLSTPRWPAHLAVHLGAAFVSAVLYSTLHTSFNEWLVPDDLQPAHYFRGPRPPRDGPPRIGPPPHPPPPSDQGVRPPPLRDPHAEPDFSDRVRFLLMRHLTLHLLLYSAVLGVGHWSLQQHRFLERERQGRELSRQLAEARLEALRMQLNPHFLFNTLNAIATLVHRQPKAADDMIACLSDFLRLTLGSANTPESPLHQELTFARRYLDIEKVRFGDRLTFEEDVEAACHAALVPTLVLQPILENAIRYGIEPAERQGTIRLSASRLGDRLILRIGDTGPGLDRGAAPRGAGIGLTNTRARLRELHGDDASLTLADRPQGGLEVEIQLPWRTTTTTASPSPAAPV is encoded by the coding sequence ATGGCGCCCGGCGATCTCCCGAACGCTTTCCCCGCCTCCCCGCTGCGGTTCGGCCGGCGGGCGGCGGTCCTGACCCTGACCATCGCCACGCTGCTCGCCGTCGCCCAGGCCAGCCAGATGTTCTGGGCCGCCGGCGCCTTCGGCCGAGGCATGCCCTGGATCGTCGCCTTCGCCGGCGCCCTCACGGACACCTGGCTCTGGGCCGCGCTGGTGCCGGGCATCTTCGTGCTCTGCCGCCTCTTTCCCTTGTCCACGCCGCGCTGGCCTGCGCACCTGGCGGTCCACCTCGGCGCGGCCTTCGTCTCCGCCGTGCTGTACAGCACGCTCCACACCTCCTTCAACGAATGGCTGGTGCCCGACGATCTGCAGCCCGCCCACTACTTCCGCGGACCCCGCCCGCCCCGCGACGGGCCTCCCCGGATCGGTCCACCGCCTCATCCACCGCCCCCAAGCGATCAGGGGGTCCGGCCCCCGCCCCTGCGGGATCCCCACGCGGAACCCGACTTCTCCGACCGGGTGCGGTTTCTGCTGATGCGCCATCTGACCCTGCACCTGCTCCTGTACTCCGCCGTCCTCGGGGTCGGCCATTGGAGCCTTCAGCAGCATCGATTTCTGGAACGTGAACGGCAGGGTCGGGAACTGTCCCGTCAACTCGCCGAAGCCCGCCTCGAAGCCCTTCGGATGCAGCTCAACCCGCACTTCCTCTTCAACACCCTCAACGCCATCGCCACCCTGGTCCATCGTCAACCCAAGGCCGCGGACGACATGATCGCTTGCCTCAGCGATTTTCTGCGCCTCACCCTTGGGTCCGCCAACACCCCGGAAAGCCCCTTGCACCAGGAACTCACGTTTGCCCGTCGGTATCTCGACATCGAAAAGGTGCGGTTTGGGGACCGGCTCACGTTCGAAGAGGACGTCGAAGCCGCCTGTCACGCGGCGCTGGTGCCCACCCTTGTGCTTCAACCGATTCTCGAAAATGCGATCCGGTACGGTATCGAACCCGCCGAACGTCAGGGAACCATCCGCCTCTCCGCTTCCCGACTCGGCGACCGCCTCATTCTCCGCATCGGCGACACCGGCCCCGGCCTGGATCGCGGGGCGGCACCGCGGGGCGCCGGCATCGGCCTCACAAACACCCGCGCCCGACTCCGGGAACTCCATGGCGACGACGCCTCGTTGACGCTCGCCGACCGGCCCCAAGGCGGCCTCGAGGTGGAGATCCAACTCCCCTGGCGCACGACCACAACGACGGCATCCCCTTCTCCAGCGGCACCCGTCTGA
- a CDS encoding peroxiredoxin, whose protein sequence is MALRLGDLAPDFDAETTEGRIRFHEWLGEGWGILFSHPADYTPVCTTELGTAARLKVEFDRRGVKIIAVSVDPIEAHQGWIGDINETQGCTMNFPIIADPDRTVASLYDMIHPQADDKATVRSVFVIGPDRKIKLTLTYPASTGRNFLELLRVIDSLQLTSGYRVATPADWKDGEDCIVVPAVKDDEAATLFPKGIRRIKPYLRYTPQPNRD, encoded by the coding sequence ATGGCACTACGACTTGGCGATTTGGCGCCGGATTTCGACGCGGAGACGACGGAGGGGCGGATCCGTTTTCATGAATGGCTGGGGGAAGGGTGGGGAATCCTGTTCTCGCATCCGGCGGACTACACCCCGGTCTGCACCACCGAGTTGGGGACGGCCGCCCGGTTGAAGGTCGAGTTCGACCGGCGCGGCGTGAAGATCATTGCGGTCAGCGTGGATCCCATCGAGGCGCACCAGGGATGGATTGGGGACATCAACGAGACGCAGGGCTGCACGATGAACTTCCCGATCATCGCGGATCCGGACCGGACGGTGGCGAGCCTGTACGACATGATTCACCCGCAGGCGGACGACAAGGCGACGGTAAGGTCGGTGTTCGTGATCGGGCCGGACCGGAAGATCAAGCTGACCTTGACCTACCCGGCTTCGACGGGGAGGAACTTCCTGGAGTTGCTGCGGGTGATCGATTCGCTGCAACTGACGTCGGGGTACAGGGTGGCGACGCCGGCGGACTGGAAGGACGGTGAGGACTGCATCGTGGTGCCGGCGGTGAAGGACGACGAGGCGGCGACCCTGTTTCCGAAGGGGATTCGCCGGATCAAGCCGTACCTGCGGTACACACCCCAGCCGAATCGCGACTGA
- a CDS encoding PQQ-like beta-propeller repeat protein: MFLIRSSALGVCGLALGWLNASAADWTQWRGPDRTGIIAAEPWPSSLDATALQRLWRIELGPSYSGPVVADGRVFVTESKNDTEEHVRAFDRQTGAPLWQTHWQGFVRVPFFARRNGDWIRATPAWDAGRLYVAGMRDRLVCLDASTGAVIWEKDFVSEFRAPVPEFGFVSSPLVSGDTVVVQAGASVVCLDKQTGTIRWRTLQDGGGMWGSAFSSPVRATLAGQDQFVVQTRDKLAGVQPDTGQVLWEQPVKAFRGMNILTPLVRDDRVFTSAYGGRAHQFRIARQDAGFSVEELWSARAEGYMASPLLIEGHLYLHLRNQRVVCLDWETGAQRWESGEKFGRYWSLAANGRQILALDEDRTLHLVHADPATFRLAGSQRVAEEETWAHLAVSGTDLFVRDLAGLTVLRWRPAVSPTAAP, from the coding sequence ATGTTTTTGATCCGTTCCTCGGCGCTGGGGGTATGCGGGCTGGCCCTGGGCTGGTTGAATGCGTCCGCCGCCGACTGGACCCAGTGGCGGGGCCCTGACCGCACCGGGATCATCGCCGCCGAACCCTGGCCCTCGAGCCTGGATGCCACCGCCCTGCAGCGTCTATGGAGGATCGAACTCGGCCCAAGCTATTCCGGCCCGGTGGTCGCGGACGGGCGGGTGTTCGTGACCGAGTCGAAGAACGACACCGAAGAGCATGTTCGGGCCTTCGATCGCCAGACCGGTGCCCCCCTCTGGCAGACGCACTGGCAGGGATTCGTCCGGGTGCCCTTCTTCGCCCGACGGAATGGGGACTGGATCCGCGCCACTCCTGCCTGGGACGCCGGTCGGCTCTACGTCGCCGGGATGCGCGACCGGCTGGTCTGCCTCGATGCCTCCACCGGCGCGGTGATCTGGGAGAAGGATTTCGTGTCCGAATTCCGAGCGCCCGTTCCGGAATTCGGTTTCGTAAGTTCACCGCTGGTCAGCGGGGACACGGTGGTGGTGCAGGCGGGCGCCTCGGTCGTCTGTCTCGACAAGCAGACCGGTACGATCCGCTGGCGGACCTTGCAGGACGGCGGCGGCATGTGGGGCAGCGCCTTCAGTTCACCCGTGCGGGCCACCCTGGCTGGCCAGGATCAATTCGTCGTGCAAACCCGCGACAAGCTCGCAGGCGTGCAACCCGACACCGGCCAAGTGCTGTGGGAGCAGCCTGTGAAGGCCTTCCGTGGCATGAACATCCTCACACCCCTGGTGCGGGACGACCGGGTCTTTACCTCGGCCTACGGCGGTCGCGCTCACCAGTTTCGCATCGCACGGCAGGACGCCGGCTTCTCCGTCGAGGAACTCTGGTCCGCCCGTGCCGAGGGCTACATGGCATCCCCGCTTCTCATCGAAGGGCACCTCTATCTGCATCTTCGCAATCAACGCGTCGTCTGCCTCGACTGGGAAACGGGGGCCCAACGCTGGGAATCCGGGGAGAAGTTCGGCAGGTACTGGAGCCTCGCCGCCAATGGACGCCAGATCCTCGCGCTCGATGAGGATCGCACCCTGCATCTCGTCCATGCCGACCCCGCCACATTCCGACTGGCCGGCTCCCAACGGGTCGCCGAAGAGGAAACCTGGGCCCACCTCGCGGTCAGCGGCACGGATCTCTTCGTCCGAGATCTCGCCGGCCTCACGGTCCTTCGCTGGCGCCCGGCAGTCTCCCCGACCGCGGCGCCCTGA
- a CDS encoding HlyC/CorC family transporter, with protein sequence MVAVPILVALAGMGFFCAVAETALFSLGRWRLREWQGEKGGKGVSARLMQRPEELLAALSLMNTLANGMVVVTCLVVATSRGWSVWMTLAGAFLGVLVVGEVLPKTLAVRSPERWSARVAPAVALLVRITGPLRRIAQRLIDLVLARFAPGMVQGAPTTDEEYREMLEVAVQQGALGSSEKEIIGELISLDRKRARDVLRPRTTMAAVSDDLSLEELVAEARRWRHRRLPVYDESPDTIVGVLDTRRFLLDPAHQLEDAMEFPSFVPETMNLLRLFQSLQGQQKSLAFAVDEFGAVAGVVRMEDILAEVLGPMSGDAANRGFVFEKLGPGRWRVSGTMRLEDFRREHPALPEMGEVATLGGLLMTELSIVPRPGESAVVGGLRLTAQLVDERQVHELLVERVGGR encoded by the coding sequence ATGGTTGCGGTTCCGATCCTGGTCGCCCTGGCCGGGATGGGATTCTTTTGTGCGGTGGCGGAGACGGCGTTGTTTTCGCTGGGCCGCTGGCGGTTGCGGGAGTGGCAGGGGGAGAAGGGGGGCAAGGGAGTTTCGGCCCGGCTGATGCAACGACCGGAGGAACTGCTGGCGGCGTTGTCGCTGATGAACACGCTGGCGAACGGGATGGTGGTGGTGACGTGTCTGGTGGTGGCGACGAGCCGGGGTTGGAGCGTGTGGATGACATTGGCGGGGGCGTTTCTCGGGGTGTTGGTGGTGGGGGAGGTGCTGCCGAAGACGCTGGCGGTGCGGTCGCCGGAGCGGTGGTCGGCGCGGGTGGCGCCGGCGGTGGCGCTGCTGGTGCGGATCACGGGACCGTTGCGGCGCATTGCGCAGCGGTTGATTGACCTGGTGCTGGCGCGATTCGCGCCGGGGATGGTGCAGGGGGCGCCGACGACGGACGAGGAATATCGGGAGATGCTGGAGGTGGCGGTGCAGCAGGGGGCGCTGGGGAGTTCGGAGAAGGAGATCATCGGGGAGTTGATCTCGCTGGACCGGAAGCGGGCGCGGGACGTGTTGCGTCCACGGACGACGATGGCGGCGGTGTCGGACGATCTGAGTTTGGAGGAGCTGGTGGCGGAGGCGCGGCGATGGCGGCACCGGCGGCTGCCGGTTTACGATGAATCGCCGGACACGATTGTGGGGGTGTTGGACACGAGGCGGTTTCTGCTGGACCCGGCGCATCAGTTGGAGGACGCGATGGAGTTTCCGTCGTTTGTGCCGGAGACGATGAATCTGCTGCGGCTGTTCCAGTCGCTGCAGGGTCAGCAGAAGAGCCTGGCGTTTGCGGTGGACGAGTTCGGGGCGGTGGCGGGGGTGGTGCGGATGGAGGACATCCTGGCGGAGGTGTTGGGGCCGATGTCGGGGGATGCGGCGAACCGGGGGTTTGTGTTCGAGAAGCTGGGGCCGGGCCGGTGGCGGGTGAGCGGGACGATGCGGCTGGAGGATTTCCGGCGGGAGCATCCGGCGCTGCCGGAGATGGGGGAGGTGGCGACGCTGGGGGGGTTGCTGATGACGGAATTGAGCATTGTGCCGCGGCCCGGGGAGAGCGCGGTGGTGGGTGGATTGCGGCTGACGGCGCAGTTGGTGGATGAGCGGCAGGTGCATGAGTTGCTCGTGGAGAGGGTGGGTGGGCGATGA